CCTACACGAACGGCCGCGTCGACATCACCTGGGACGGCGGCACGAGCTGTGAAGGCGCGGCCGGCGGGACCGGCGTCAACAAGGACGCCCAGTACTACTTCCACGACGTGATCAAGATCACGAACAAGGGCACGAAGACGCTCTCGCATCTGTGGCTCAACATGACGGATACCGTCATCACGATCAACATCGCCACGGCCGCGAACACCATGACCACGGACGACAGCCCCGGCTACGAGCAGCGCAAGGACATCACGAACCTCGCGCCGGGCGGCGTCCGCTACATCGGCTTCAAGATCGACTCGACGGGCGTCAACGCGGGCACCGCCATCTCCAAGACGATGGACATCGAAGCCCGCAGCTCCGCCTGATCGGGTTCCCGGGCGGCGCGCCCCCGAGCGCCGCCCGTTCGAGACCGGGGGGAGGATACGACCGCATGGCGAAGAAGAAATCCCCGGCGCGCGTCGTTCTCGCGATCGCAAGCTGGATCCTCTTCGCCGCGATCGCCCTCCCCATCGTGACGGGACGGCCGGTCTTCTCGTACGCCTCTTCCGGGTCGATGGAGCCGACGATCAAGACGTTCGACGGCTTCTTCGTCGAACCGTGGCCGTCGCATCTCCAGGTCGGGGACATCATCGTCTTCCAGTCGACGACGCGCGGCGGTCCGAGCGTCCACCGCATCGTCGGGGGCGACGCCCGCAACGGCTGGTACACGCAGGGGGATGCCAATCCCGAGATCGACCAGGTCGGGGGCGAGGTCGCCGTCACGGCCGACCGCGTGATGGGGCGCGTCGTGACGGTCGACGGGAAACCCGTTCTCGTCGAGGGGTTCGGCGTCGCCGTCGTCGAGGCGACCATCGCGTGGGTGAGGATCGAGAATGCGGCGGGCGGGGCGCGCAACCTCGCGGCCGGCGCGTTCGTGGCCGTCGGCGCGGTCGCGGCTTTCGCCTTCGTCTGGGGCGGATCGCGTCTGCCCGAGCGTCGCGACCGCTCGCCTCGGCTCGAGCGCGCGCTCAGCCGCCTCTTCCCGTACGGAATTTTGGGCAAGCATGTGGCGATCGGGCTTTTCGTGGTCCTCCTCGCCGCGACGGCCTACGGGGCCGCCTCGGCGCGCCGCGAAGTGCCCACGCATGTCGTTGTCGTCGCGGATCCCTCGTCGGGCGACGGCATCCGGGCGGGCGCGCAGGGCCAGGTCCTCGATCGCAAGGTCTCGCTCGGAAGCCTCGGTTTCCTCCCGACGACGGCCATCCTCGAGGCCGGATCGCCCGGCATCGTCGCCCCGATGGGGACGAGGCACGTTCCGCCCTGGACCCGGGTGGAGATGCCCTATCAGCTCGTCGCCGGTGAACGCGTCGGCCTCCAGGAGGAAACCGTGCTCGTGTACCGGTATCCCGCAGCCTTCCCGGAATTTTTGACGCGCGCCATGCACGACACGTTCCCCGGTTCGCCCTACTTCGCGCTCGCGTCGCTTTTCGCCGCCGCGGGCGCCGCCTGGGTCCGCGCGCTCGGCGTCTGGAACCGGCCCGTCGGTCGCGAGTTCGGATGGGAGGCCGCATGAGGCGACGGGCGCGCGCCGCAATCGCGCTCTGGCTTGCGCTTGCCGCCCTCGGCATCGCGAGCGTCGCCCCCTCCGCGGCCTTCGACGCCTTCTCGGAATCGCCGCGCGACGTGACCGCGGCCGTGGTCACGGACGCGTCGGCATACAACGCGATCTCGGGCGGACGCTGTCCGAGCGTGCTCCTTGCGGGCGGGGAATGCGGTTTCACGCTCACGAACAAGGGCGCGGCGGCGCAGACCTACACCGTGACGCTCGCCGAGGATGCGGGAAGCAAGGTGCTCGAATACTCGTTCGCCGGCGTGACCCCCGTCGCCTCCGGGCCGATGACGACCGCCAGCGAGATCGCGGTCGGAAACGCCGCGACGCTCACCGCGAAGCTCGTGGATTGCCCGGCATGCTCGGGTGAGACGCACTTCATCTACTGGGACGTCGAGGCTTCGCACCCCGATTGGCTGGATTCCGAACGCACGCGCTACACCATGCGCATCACCTTCGAGTGACCTCCATGAGCGCGATCCTCCGCCTCCTGCGCGACCATGGCCCCGCGGCAAGCGCCGTGGCGGCGGCGATGCTCGTCGTCGGCGTCCTGCTTGCGCAGCAGAGCTTCCAGGCGGAAACCTCCACGCGCGTCGTCGAGGAACGGGAGCTCTGGACGGAGCGCGCTTCCTTCGTCTACACGGTGCCCGTGACGCGCAACGACACGCTGTGGCCGAACGGCACGGTGCTTCCGATGGGCGAGCCCGCATACTATCGCACCGTGAGCTCGCATGTCCCCG
The nucleotide sequence above comes from Candidatus Thermoplasmatota archaeon. Encoded proteins:
- a CDS encoding DUF1102 domain-containing protein; this encodes MRTSFQTFALVTLAAASVFAASAFNWATLDPRAVVANVVSDTDAYISIETVDTEYDCYVAYTNGRVDITWDGGTSCEGAAGGTGVNKDAQYYFHDVIKITNKGTKTLSHLWLNMTDTVITINIATAANTMTTDDSPGYEQRKDITNLAPGGVRYIGFKIDSTGVNAGTAISKTMDIEARSSA
- a CDS encoding S26 family signal peptidase — encoded protein: MAKKKSPARVVLAIASWILFAAIALPIVTGRPVFSYASSGSMEPTIKTFDGFFVEPWPSHLQVGDIIVFQSTTRGGPSVHRIVGGDARNGWYTQGDANPEIDQVGGEVAVTADRVMGRVVTVDGKPVLVEGFGVAVVEATIAWVRIENAAGGARNLAAGAFVAVGAVAAFAFVWGGSRLPERRDRSPRLERALSRLFPYGILGKHVAIGLFVVLLAATAYGAASARREVPTHVVVVADPSSGDGIRAGAQGQVLDRKVSLGSLGFLPTTAILEAGSPGIVAPMGTRHVPPWTRVEMPYQLVAGERVGLQEETVLVYRYPAAFPEFLTRAMHDTFPGSPYFALASLFAAAGAAWVRALGVWNRPVGREFGWEAA